A portion of the Saccharospirillaceae bacterium genome contains these proteins:
- a CDS encoding DUF5716 family protein, which yields MFFEQERGQFFRPLTGKYRAQVMDCLRELYQRLYSSSSADYGQALARDTLIEIFQEALVRSPQLADDDGDENAPADAFDTRPEESDSNDHEGRFKNSREHAVWVLNQLMDHGWIEKQVDEATLQSTFAFSRYGRLFTEPFVSDSRATARTRHRNTRNTRNSLESFHERGDVYDLLDAYEYSERIISDFTDVIAELEERKRDLVREMEDQLLVQRASEAFFDFMENRFQPDLSVRLSADNVEKHRDQISKLIKGIRNQDKVFKASAEKRLRELLPELAQEGTSVLWTLLDGIDQRLRNASDIMLPALRKALQSFTKRADIIIRQMSYLASQQHNDVLAVCKHLASQPEDKQNELLLRAGDMMAVPEIGFVDPASIKMHAARQRRTVEAGLDDGGGDFDIDARKDIYVQQVLDQAFLVNQQALRSYMRQHLTSGNKISTRDLPIESAQDFLAVSHAIGLGASDGLSSEFEFRIDYADGYGPDLPNATAENDGAAGEYFERKDHFSFELVMKESAAAETSQEAGEPENNTEAQAD from the coding sequence ATGTTTTTTGAACAGGAACGAGGGCAGTTTTTCCGCCCTCTTACCGGTAAATACCGGGCTCAGGTTATGGATTGCCTGCGCGAGTTGTATCAGCGGCTGTACAGCTCTAGCAGCGCCGACTACGGACAGGCATTGGCCCGCGATACCCTGATAGAAATCTTTCAGGAAGCGCTGGTTCGTTCTCCCCAGCTTGCTGACGACGATGGTGATGAAAACGCTCCGGCCGACGCGTTTGATACACGGCCAGAAGAATCCGACAGCAATGATCATGAAGGTCGCTTCAAAAACAGCCGCGAGCATGCCGTTTGGGTTCTCAACCAGTTAATGGATCACGGTTGGATTGAAAAGCAGGTTGACGAAGCAACGCTGCAAAGTACGTTTGCTTTCAGCCGTTATGGCCGCTTGTTTACCGAACCTTTTGTGTCTGACAGCCGTGCTACGGCGCGAACCCGCCATCGTAATACCCGCAACACCCGGAACTCGCTGGAATCTTTTCACGAACGCGGAGACGTATACGACTTGTTAGATGCGTACGAATATTCCGAGCGTATCATCAGCGATTTCACCGATGTCATTGCCGAGTTGGAAGAGCGTAAGCGTGATTTGGTTCGTGAAATGGAAGATCAGTTGCTGGTTCAACGCGCCAGTGAAGCCTTTTTCGATTTTATGGAAAATCGTTTCCAGCCTGATCTGTCGGTACGTTTATCGGCCGATAATGTGGAAAAGCACCGTGACCAGATCAGTAAGCTGATCAAAGGCATTCGCAATCAGGACAAGGTATTCAAAGCGTCCGCGGAGAAACGTTTGCGTGAGTTATTGCCGGAACTGGCTCAGGAGGGCACGTCGGTGCTCTGGACCTTACTGGACGGTATCGATCAGCGTTTACGTAACGCCAGCGATATTATGCTGCCAGCACTGCGAAAGGCTCTGCAGAGTTTTACCAAGCGTGCCGATATTATCATTCGCCAGATGAGCTATTTGGCGTCACAGCAACATAATGATGTGCTGGCTGTGTGTAAGCATCTGGCGTCTCAGCCAGAGGACAAACAAAACGAGTTGCTATTGCGGGCGGGCGATATGATGGCCGTACCGGAAATTGGTTTTGTCGATCCAGCCAGTATAAAAATGCATGCGGCCCGTCAGCGTCGTACCGTCGAGGCCGGGCTGGATGATGGTGGCGGTGATTTTGATATCGACGCGCGCAAGGACATTTATGTGCAGCAGGTACTGGATCAGGCTTTTCTGGTGAACCAGCAAGCGTTGCGTTCCTATATGCGCCAACATTTGACCTCGGGTAATAAAATATCGACGCGGGACTTGCCCATCGAATCCGCTCAGGACTTTCTTGCGGTATCCCATGCAATCGGGTTGGGAGCATCCGATGGTTTATCCAGCGAATTTGAATTCCGCATTGATTATGCCGACGGTTATGGCCCTGATTTGCCCAATGCCACCGCAGAAAATGACGGCGCCGCTGGTGAATATTTTGAACGTAAAGACCACTTCAGCTTTGAATTGGTAATGAAAGAGAGCGCTGCCGCTGAAACCAGCCAAGAGGCTGGTGAACCAGAGAACAATACCGAGGCCCAGGCGGATTAG
- a CDS encoding group II truncated hemoglobin produces MNEVIYETGLTYGEGDGSFRTAGGVAGVRKLVDAFYDAMCELPQAKRVRDMHPEDLSESRDKLASFLSGWLGGPKLYREKYGPIRIPVAHRHLDIGPAERDAWLLCMQLAADQQPYPDDFKEYLLKQLYVPAERSRNRD; encoded by the coding sequence ATGAATGAAGTTATTTATGAAACCGGCCTGACCTATGGCGAAGGTGATGGCTCGTTTCGCACTGCAGGTGGCGTTGCTGGGGTGCGTAAACTGGTGGATGCGTTCTACGATGCCATGTGTGAGCTGCCACAGGCGAAAAGAGTTCGGGATATGCACCCGGAAGACCTCAGCGAGTCACGTGATAAACTGGCGAGTTTTTTAAGTGGCTGGTTGGGTGGCCCGAAACTGTACCGTGAAAAATACGGGCCGATCAGAATTCCGGTTGCCCATCGCCATCTGGACATTGGCCCTGCGGAACGCGATGCCTGGCTATTGTGCATGCAGCTGGCTGCTGACCAGCAACCGTATCCAGACGACTTCAAGGAGTACCTGTTGAAGCAACTGTATGTTCCGGCAGAACGTTCGCGCAACAGGGATTAA
- a CDS encoding ATP-binding protein, translating to MADYTGEGNQLTILRNITLHFPGIRSTDVEINAAIITRLALTIFGLLTSLLLQVNSATALPINEQLAENLPLITLTPEKPGHFPIGSYSAFLEDTSADLQLADVVAATDWQISKSENPNFGFSKSAFWLIARVDASKVEGRWFVRNHYSLIDHFDLYTCASLLQLQDCQQQRNGDRLPFSQRTVNHPELVIPLPEMSEPYWLLFRMATEGTHQFPTDLIDEKSLYDDLLLNSWLRGGYISMMLIMGLYNLFLYFSTRDRIYLYYSVFVLNFLLFHSSYSGDAFQYLWPDQPEINQYALPWLFSTTICTMSLFIQRFLDLANHSPIANTLFRMFFALALISLIASLFLPYRPVVAVQNVLMLAITLLALLLGIHFWIKGFSSARIFTLAWVFFIAGLSLATARSLGLVPTNLFTIYGYQAGSFAEILLLSLALGERITELHREKLRNRKALLISQEESIHHLRNYEDLYQNSFSGQFQIDRQGHFIKSNPAWRAMIGQDTIPANLTLKSLFQNHHDFIRLEHNVNREGRTQGFIFALIQPNTQRQLMISISIRQALDGENAHWIGNAQDVSEKYQKEEKLRQLQEEKNQSLRQLVMGVSHEMNTPLGNIRMTQSFLKDQAQLLSDDQQLFTDGLNHIDNSVQRLCELNALMKSSIAVDREYQQDTIRIRQWLTTWANQLDQGNNAIHIKHEVHCFTVDWHTYPDALKRILDQLVSNSVNHNQEKAESGQLNVNISVTDDDDYLILRYCDNGKGVAIEDRDKVFLPFYTTQRQHASSKGLGLYQMHNLVTELMQGVIQWPEHNKGFEIELRFLQTPTKVDNC from the coding sequence ATGGCTGACTATACTGGTGAAGGCAATCAGCTAACTATATTACGGAATATTACTTTGCATTTCCCCGGAATCCGGAGCACCGATGTAGAAATAAATGCAGCAATCATCACGAGATTAGCCCTTACAATTTTCGGGTTATTGACCAGCCTACTACTCCAGGTCAATTCAGCGACGGCACTGCCCATCAATGAACAACTAGCAGAAAACCTGCCGCTCATCACACTGACGCCAGAAAAACCTGGCCACTTCCCCATTGGCAGCTACAGCGCCTTTCTGGAGGATACATCGGCAGACTTACAACTTGCCGATGTTGTCGCGGCCACAGACTGGCAAATCAGTAAAAGCGAGAATCCGAATTTTGGCTTCAGCAAGTCGGCTTTCTGGTTAATCGCCCGAGTTGATGCATCCAAGGTGGAAGGCCGCTGGTTTGTTCGCAATCATTACTCGCTGATCGATCATTTTGACCTATACACCTGTGCATCGCTGCTACAACTGCAAGATTGCCAGCAACAACGCAATGGTGATCGATTGCCGTTCTCGCAACGCACAGTGAATCACCCGGAGCTGGTGATCCCTTTGCCAGAGATGAGTGAACCCTACTGGCTGCTATTTCGCATGGCCACCGAAGGTACCCATCAGTTTCCCACGGACCTGATTGATGAAAAAAGTCTCTATGACGACCTGCTGCTGAACAGCTGGCTGCGCGGTGGTTATATCTCAATGATGCTTATAATGGGGCTGTACAACCTATTCCTGTACTTTTCTACCCGGGATCGTATTTATCTGTATTACTCTGTCTTCGTACTTAACTTTCTGCTATTCCACAGCAGCTACTCTGGAGACGCTTTTCAATACCTTTGGCCTGATCAACCGGAAATCAATCAATACGCGCTACCCTGGTTGTTCTCAACAACGATTTGCACAATGTCGCTGTTCATTCAACGCTTCCTCGATTTAGCCAACCACAGTCCGATTGCCAATACATTATTCAGGATGTTTTTTGCGCTAGCCTTGATCAGTCTGATCGCGAGTTTATTCTTACCCTACCGCCCGGTGGTCGCTGTGCAGAATGTTCTCATGTTAGCGATTACGTTGCTGGCATTGTTGCTGGGTATTCACTTCTGGATCAAAGGGTTTTCGTCGGCCCGTATATTTACCCTGGCATGGGTGTTTTTTATCGCTGGACTATCACTCGCGACGGCTCGCAGCCTCGGATTGGTACCCACAAATCTGTTCACCATATATGGCTATCAAGCGGGTTCATTTGCCGAAATACTGCTTCTCTCGCTGGCGCTGGGGGAGCGAATTACCGAGCTGCATCGTGAAAAGCTGCGCAATCGCAAAGCGTTACTGATCAGCCAGGAAGAATCCATTCATCACCTGCGTAATTACGAAGACCTGTATCAGAATTCGTTTAGCGGACAGTTCCAGATTGATCGCCAGGGGCACTTTATAAAGTCAAACCCAGCCTGGCGCGCGATGATTGGTCAGGACACCATCCCTGCTAATCTCACCCTGAAAAGCCTGTTCCAGAACCACCATGACTTTATTCGCCTGGAACACAATGTGAACCGCGAGGGTCGCACCCAAGGGTTTATTTTTGCGCTGATCCAGCCAAATACACAACGGCAACTCATGATCAGCATTTCAATACGTCAGGCATTGGACGGAGAGAACGCACACTGGATTGGCAACGCTCAGGACGTTTCCGAAAAATATCAGAAAGAAGAGAAGCTGCGGCAGCTGCAAGAAGAAAAAAATCAATCGCTACGCCAACTGGTCATGGGAGTATCGCATGAAATGAACACCCCTTTGGGCAATATCCGCATGACCCAGAGTTTTTTGAAAGATCAGGCCCAACTGCTGTCAGACGACCAACAGCTATTCACTGACGGGCTCAATCATATCGATAATTCGGTGCAACGTTTGTGCGAGCTTAATGCACTGATGAAAAGTTCTATTGCAGTAGATCGGGAATATCAACAAGATACCATCCGCATTCGCCAATGGTTAACAACCTGGGCAAATCAGTTAGATCAGGGCAACAACGCTATACATATCAAGCATGAGGTTCACTGCTTCACCGTCGATTGGCACACCTATCCGGACGCCCTGAAACGTATTCTCGATCAGCTAGTCAGCAACTCCGTCAATCATAACCAAGAGAAAGCAGAGTCGGGACAGCTCAACGTTAACATTTCAGTCACTGACGATGACGATTATCTGATCTTACGCTACTGCGACAATGGTAAGGGTGTGGCTATTGAAGACCGCGACAAAGTTTTCCTGCCCTTTTACACCACCCAACGACAGCATGCCTCCAGCAAAGGGCTGGGCCTTTACCAGATGCACAACCTGGTTACCGAATTAATGCAGGGCGTTATTCAGTGGCCGGAGCATAACAAGGGGTTCGAGATTGAATTACGCTTCCTCCAAACTCCCACTAAGGTTGATAATTGTTAA
- the ccoN gene encoding cytochrome-c oxidase, cbb3-type subunit I has protein sequence MSTAFDHPEYNYKVVRQFAIMTVVWGIVGMAVGVLIAAQLAWPALNFDTPWLSFGRLRPLHTNAVIFAFGGSALFATSYYVVQRTCRTRLFSDTLSSFTFWGWNAVIVLAAITLPMGMTSAKEYAELEWPIDILVTLVWVSYIVNFLGTIANRKEPHIYVANWFFAAFMIMVGILYVGNNLPTVVSLTKSYSIWPGTIDAMIQWWWGHNAVGFFLTAGFLGIMYYFVPKQAGRPVYSYRLSIVHFWALISIYVWAGGHHLHYSALPDWAQTAGMVMSLILLAPSWGGMINGMMTLSGAWHKLRNDPILRFLVVSLSFYGMSTFEGPMMSIKTVNALSHNTDWTIGHVHSGALGWVAMVSIGAMYHLIPIMFGRKAGDMYSVKLINTHFWLATIGTVLYIAALWVNGIMQGLMWRAVNADGTLTYSFVESVEASVPGYMVRTLGGGLFLLGMLFMAYNVFMTVRDAKKEVADAAPVQAQA, from the coding sequence ATGAGCACAGCATTTGACCATCCCGAGTACAACTACAAGGTGGTAAGACAATTTGCCATCATGACTGTAGTCTGGGGCATAGTTGGCATGGCAGTCGGTGTTTTAATCGCTGCTCAGCTGGCATGGCCTGCCTTAAATTTTGATACCCCTTGGTTGTCCTTTGGCCGTTTGCGCCCTCTGCACACCAATGCGGTTATTTTCGCCTTTGGTGGTTCCGCTTTATTTGCGACCTCCTATTACGTTGTACAGCGAACCTGTCGCACTCGGTTATTTTCCGACACCCTGTCCTCCTTCACCTTCTGGGGTTGGAACGCGGTCATCGTATTAGCCGCGATCACTCTGCCAATGGGGATGACCTCAGCGAAGGAATACGCAGAACTGGAATGGCCTATCGATATATTGGTAACGCTGGTTTGGGTGTCTTACATCGTTAACTTCCTGGGTACCATTGCTAACCGTAAAGAACCACACATCTACGTTGCAAACTGGTTTTTCGCCGCTTTCATGATCATGGTTGGTATTCTGTACGTCGGGAATAACCTGCCAACGGTTGTATCTCTGACCAAATCGTATTCCATATGGCCAGGTACAATCGATGCCATGATTCAGTGGTGGTGGGGTCATAACGCCGTCGGTTTCTTCCTGACAGCTGGCTTCCTCGGCATTATGTATTACTTCGTGCCTAAACAAGCAGGACGTCCGGTCTACTCCTATCGCCTGTCAATCGTCCACTTCTGGGCTTTGATTTCTATTTATGTTTGGGCTGGCGGCCACCACCTGCATTACTCTGCATTGCCGGATTGGGCGCAAACTGCAGGCATGGTGATGTCTCTTATCTTGCTTGCTCCATCTTGGGGCGGAATGATCAACGGCATGATGACCTTGTCTGGTGCATGGCACAAATTGCGCAACGATCCGATTCTGCGCTTCCTGGTGGTCTCCCTGTCATTCTACGGCATGTCGACTTTCGAAGGTCCGATGATGTCGATCAAGACCGTTAATGCCTTGTCTCACAATACCGACTGGACTATCGGTCACGTGCACTCTGGTGCTTTGGGTTGGGTTGCGATGGTTTCCATTGGTGCTATGTATCACCTGATCCCGATCATGTTTGGTCGTAAAGCAGGTGACATGTACTCGGTCAAACTGATCAATACGCACTTCTGGCTGGCGACCATCGGTACCGTTCTGTACATCGCAGCATTGTGGGTCAACGGCATCATGCAAGGCCTGATGTGGCGCGCTGTTAACGCAGACGGCACTTTGACCTATAGCTTTGTCGAATCGGTAGAAGCTTCTGTTCCTGGCTACATGGTGCGAACCCTTGGCGGTGGTCTGTTCTTACTGGGCATGCTGTTTATGGCATACAACGTCTTCATGACCGTTCGTGATGCCAAGAAAGAAGTCGCGGACGCAGCACCCGTTCAGGCACAGGCATAA
- a CDS encoding alpha/beta fold hydrolase: MAREEMMENWLTNGDEQNPLIILAHGAGAGSDSDFMQRMAQLLAAKGLYVVRFDFPYMLKRRTDGKRRPPDRAPALLEAYQQIVIRLNRPCVIAGKSMGGRMATLMTTEDHVSTQIKGCVALGYPFHPLGKPEKLRIDHLKSIDLPMLFLQGVRDKMGNLEEVREYPLASELNIQWLFDGDHDLKPRKTRGVSHDRNLEAAAEAVSVFVKELLPDCR; encoded by the coding sequence ATGGCCAGAGAAGAGATGATGGAAAACTGGTTGACCAATGGTGATGAGCAAAATCCGTTAATTATCCTCGCACACGGCGCCGGGGCGGGCAGCGACAGTGATTTTATGCAGAGGATGGCGCAGTTGCTGGCTGCCAAAGGGCTGTATGTTGTGCGGTTCGACTTTCCCTACATGCTTAAGCGTCGTACAGATGGTAAAAGACGTCCGCCGGACCGTGCTCCTGCATTGCTCGAAGCTTATCAACAGATTGTTATCAGGTTGAATCGGCCCTGCGTGATTGCCGGGAAATCGATGGGCGGGCGCATGGCGACTCTTATGACAACCGAGGATCATGTATCAACACAGATCAAAGGGTGTGTGGCGTTGGGGTATCCGTTTCATCCACTTGGAAAACCGGAAAAACTGCGTATTGACCATCTGAAGTCGATTGATTTGCCAATGCTCTTTCTGCAAGGCGTGCGCGATAAGATGGGGAATTTGGAGGAGGTCAGGGAATATCCGCTGGCAAGCGAGCTTAACATTCAATGGCTGTTTGATGGCGATCACGATCTCAAGCCAAGAAAAACCCGTGGAGTTAGCCACGATCGTAATCTTGAAGCTGCTGCCGAAGCTGTGAGTGTGTTCGTGAAAGAGTTGTTGCCTGATTGCAGGTAA
- a CDS encoding DUF4194 domain-containing protein, whose translation MLQAIDKDLEKEGLSQRDFSELLVRLLDYGVICRDESQVEQQLYDRYLRLEELVADYLTVLGIRIQHDRRFQFVRLYPPGAQVPGMEEDAQPGNQAFRTRLTQNEVALTLVLRAQYDKALREGLVDEQGCVMVSLESLSIAMKNLLKRALPDNLTERKQLFRRLKQLRLVQISNEEQLTDGDMWLRVRPMIMSYVSDQVLSELLENESDETAEIQTDDSDQDDNSVAEASSADQQQSDDADKEGVIEEVVGEENLTKGEAPDTDAVQAEVETENEEQVVETEEAEATDETPASEEAEQSEQLQPEKEAPASLFGE comes from the coding sequence ATGTTACAAGCCATTGATAAAGATTTAGAGAAAGAAGGCCTCAGCCAACGCGATTTTTCCGAATTATTAGTGCGACTGCTGGATTACGGTGTCATTTGCCGTGACGAAAGCCAGGTCGAGCAACAACTGTATGATCGTTATTTGCGTTTGGAAGAATTGGTTGCCGATTATCTCACCGTGTTGGGCATTCGCATTCAGCACGATCGTCGTTTCCAGTTCGTGCGGTTGTATCCGCCGGGTGCCCAGGTACCGGGTATGGAAGAAGATGCTCAGCCCGGTAATCAGGCGTTTCGCACCCGTTTAACGCAAAACGAGGTGGCGTTAACACTGGTCCTGCGTGCGCAGTACGATAAAGCTTTACGCGAAGGTTTAGTGGACGAGCAAGGGTGTGTGATGGTGTCGCTGGAAAGTCTCAGCATTGCCATGAAAAATCTTCTCAAGCGTGCTTTGCCAGATAATTTAACTGAACGTAAGCAATTGTTCCGCCGTTTAAAGCAATTGCGTCTGGTACAAATCAGTAACGAAGAACAACTGACGGACGGTGACATGTGGCTGCGCGTTCGTCCGATGATTATGAGTTACGTCAGTGATCAGGTGTTATCCGAATTATTGGAAAACGAATCGGATGAAACAGCAGAAATTCAAACCGATGACTCTGATCAGGATGACAATTCAGTAGCCGAGGCGAGTTCTGCCGATCAACAACAATCTGATGATGCGGATAAAGAAGGCGTTATTGAAGAAGTTGTCGGTGAAGAAAACCTTACTAAAGGCGAAGCGCCGGATACGGACGCAGTACAAGCAGAAGTAGAAACAGAAAACGAAGAACAGGTCGTTGAGACTGAAGAAGCCGAAGCAACTGACGAGACGCCTGCATCGGAAGAGGCTGAGCAATCAGAACAACTTCAGCCAGAAAAAGAAGCGCCAGCCAGCTTATTTGGGGAATAA
- a CDS encoding DUF4124 domain-containing protein: MRFLPFLGLMFFSVFSQAEIYKWVDENGKIHFGDKPRQQKAVNAQKVQIQTSPSSWQPLNIQVLYRGSLEHTLTNEHELDRQRIQREVNWVYRFYDEILYFDFYKKVPVKINVLRDMQEYHDYVFKISGFSAKNSLGVYLPSLHEIAVFIHPEKLDGKEGTYRTIKHEASHAIIGSLAELIPAWLNEGMAEQMEYMTHQDGKFIIPHHKRNRRSVLRSRQRLMAVDRFIEIDSRRWRKAQANGVPTQGVAGQLVYLSLSKSYGRSFITRLLQDYKRGERKRSFYLLDEHYIGGTSAFKLHWQTWLNSDMKEPAAIYFP, translated from the coding sequence ATGCGTTTCTTACCGTTTTTAGGGTTGATGTTTTTCAGTGTGTTTAGTCAGGCTGAGATTTATAAATGGGTGGATGAAAACGGTAAGATTCACTTTGGCGATAAGCCGCGTCAGCAAAAAGCAGTAAATGCGCAAAAGGTTCAGATCCAGACCAGCCCTTCCAGCTGGCAGCCTCTTAATATTCAGGTGCTATACCGTGGTTCTTTGGAGCATACCTTGACGAATGAGCATGAACTTGATCGTCAGCGTATCCAGAGAGAAGTTAACTGGGTGTATCGCTTTTACGATGAAATATTGTATTTCGATTTCTACAAAAAGGTTCCTGTCAAAATAAATGTCTTGCGAGATATGCAGGAATATCATGACTATGTCTTCAAAATTTCAGGCTTTAGTGCAAAAAATTCATTGGGAGTCTATTTACCCAGTCTGCACGAGATTGCTGTTTTTATTCATCCAGAGAAACTTGATGGTAAAGAGGGTACTTACCGCACGATCAAACACGAGGCCAGTCACGCCATTATAGGTTCGTTAGCAGAGCTAATCCCGGCCTGGCTTAACGAGGGAATGGCAGAACAAATGGAATACATGACCCATCAGGACGGAAAATTTATAATTCCTCACCATAAGCGCAATCGACGCAGTGTGTTGCGCTCCCGGCAGCGTTTGATGGCAGTTGATCGTTTCATTGAAATTGATAGCCGGCGTTGGCGCAAAGCCCAAGCTAATGGGGTACCCACTCAGGGAGTTGCCGGGCAGTTGGTGTATTTATCGTTAAGTAAGTCCTATGGCCGCAGTTTTATTACCCGGCTATTGCAGGACTATAAACGCGGTGAAAGAAAACGTTCATTTTATTTGCTGGATGAACACTATATCGGCGGTACCAGTGCGTTTAAATTACACTGGCAGACCTGGCTGAATAGCGATATGAAGGAGCCTGCTGCAATTTACTTTCCCTGA
- a CDS encoding antibiotic biosynthesis monooxygenase, which translates to MIKVIIQRVIADGMESTYDNAVKNTLRAILEADGYISGASYKDASNKNHRIIITNWQNVEAWNNWANSQARQDVIGSIQPILEQQEKITVLTA; encoded by the coding sequence ATGATTAAGGTAATTATTCAACGCGTTATTGCTGATGGTATGGAAAGCACTTACGACAATGCCGTAAAAAATACACTTCGCGCCATACTCGAAGCCGATGGTTATATTTCCGGCGCTTCATACAAAGACGCCAGCAATAAAAATCACCGTATCATCATTACTAATTGGCAGAATGTAGAAGCTTGGAACAACTGGGCGAACTCCCAAGCACGTCAGGACGTGATTGGTTCGATTCAACCAATCCTTGAGCAGCAAGAAAAAATTACCGTATTAACGGCTTAA
- a CDS encoding ricin-type beta-trefoil lectin domain protein, whose product MKKLIRSGLATAISFIGLSSVCVQANAYDTADWVSQVYQQRGDTTLRQMVIPGTHDSATYNFSSSSDLAPDANSIYGAAKGVVSDWGKTQSYNIYDMLQMGIRHFDLRILKHEGQFVNVHGLVGMTMPDVLAQVRQFSEEHPQEPIILEVAKTPAAGDMSDLLDLFDQYVSDRKPDASKSLANTTLNDLWADDSDGHNNNIIVIWASGSSYGEERGYFGSSQLEGTWADTESSGQLYERLLNGWNRNGRIYKGLTNAPQDKLFYSAFTFTPKDSTIIEDVFNIFSSGSILNWTRDWMRSYLGEWVADWEKQGIRPNIMTADFFEYTAMVPMAIRLNTEAPAEPDDALQYMRTDDVVKVWGDHGSGADYDGSVWRLRSVPGFYPLGDIPIAGYRFDWNIDRILVKDGQPGVAKPLGYNWVWNDNDSGADTDASIWRPIAPQGFVCLGDVTTTNHGIAPSTDLIRCVHESYVQASQHTNWKWNDNGSGGKYDVSLWDGHNSDGSSLNTGSMRANRGHSAPARNLFQLIKRDRTQEVTGPEFRELKVMGVCMDTSNKAVNGNNVFVHSCWNPATWQKWVYEEATGFIRNKSNPHMCLDATNGNSAGTSVKMWQCEDHINLKWDFVGATIRPRKNHNLALDVKWGTPNDGQDLWLWNVDAGVAQTFGWGN is encoded by the coding sequence ATGAAGAAATTAATTAGATCAGGTCTCGCCACAGCCATCAGCTTTATTGGATTATCGTCAGTATGTGTTCAGGCGAATGCCTACGATACAGCGGATTGGGTATCTCAGGTTTATCAACAACGTGGTGATACTACGCTGCGTCAGATGGTTATTCCTGGTACTCACGATTCGGCAACTTATAACTTCAGCTCTTCATCTGATTTAGCCCCGGATGCCAACAGTATTTATGGTGCTGCTAAAGGTGTGGTTTCTGATTGGGGGAAAACTCAGAGTTATAACATTTACGACATGCTGCAAATGGGTATACGCCATTTCGATTTGCGAATTCTCAAGCACGAAGGACAATTTGTGAATGTACATGGCCTGGTAGGAATGACCATGCCAGACGTATTAGCTCAGGTTCGTCAATTCTCTGAGGAGCATCCGCAAGAGCCAATTATTCTTGAAGTTGCCAAAACCCCCGCTGCTGGTGATATGTCAGATTTACTGGATTTATTCGATCAGTATGTGAGTGATCGAAAGCCCGATGCCAGCAAATCGTTAGCCAATACGACATTAAATGATTTATGGGCGGACGACAGTGACGGCCATAACAATAATATTATTGTTATCTGGGCTTCCGGTAGTTCATACGGTGAGGAACGAGGCTACTTCGGCAGTTCACAATTAGAGGGTACTTGGGCAGATACTGAGAGTTCAGGTCAGTTATACGAACGATTATTGAATGGTTGGAATCGCAATGGCCGCATCTATAAAGGTTTGACCAATGCACCACAAGATAAACTTTTCTATAGTGCTTTCACGTTTACACCGAAAGACTCTACCATCATTGAGGATGTTTTTAATATATTCAGCTCTGGGAGTATTCTGAACTGGACACGAGACTGGATGCGCTCGTATCTGGGCGAGTGGGTTGCTGATTGGGAGAAGCAGGGTATTCGGCCGAATATCATGACTGCTGACTTCTTCGAATATACTGCAATGGTACCAATGGCGATTCGTTTGAATACCGAGGCACCAGCAGAACCAGACGATGCTTTGCAATACATGCGCACAGACGATGTAGTAAAAGTATGGGGCGATCACGGTTCGGGCGCTGATTATGATGGCTCTGTCTGGCGTCTGCGTTCAGTGCCGGGTTTTTACCCGTTGGGTGATATTCCCATTGCTGGCTACCGCTTTGACTGGAATATTGACCGTATTCTGGTGAAAGACGGTCAGCCAGGTGTGGCCAAACCTCTGGGTTATAACTGGGTATGGAATGACAATGATTCCGGTGCCGACACCGATGCCAGTATCTGGCGTCCGATTGCTCCTCAGGGTTTTGTTTGTTTAGGCGACGTAACGACCACTAACCATGGCATCGCTCCGTCAACCGATTTAATTCGCTGCGTGCATGAATCGTATGTGCAGGCCTCACAACACACTAACTGGAAGTGGAATGACAACGGTTCTGGTGGCAAATACGATGTGTCACTTTGGGATGGTCATAACAGTGATGGCAGCTCATTAAATACCGGTTCAATGCGGGCTAACCGCGGTCACTCTGCACCCGCCCGGAATCTATTCCAGCTGATTAAACGTGATCGTACCCAGGAAGTAACCGGCCCGGAATTTCGCGAGCTGAAAGTAATGGGTGTGTGTATGGATACCAGCAACAAAGCAGTTAATGGTAATAACGTATTTGTCCATTCCTGCTGGAATCCGGCAACCTGGCAAAAATGGGTGTATGAGGAAGCCACAGGTTTTATTCGTAATAAATCTAATCCACATATGTGCCTTGATGCCACCAATGGCAATAGCGCAGGCACCAGCGTAAAAATGTGGCAGTGTGAAGACCATATTAATCTGAAGTGGGATTTTGTTGGTGCGACCATTCGTCCACGGAAAAACCATAATCTGGCACTCGATGTGAAGTGGGGCACGCCGAACGATGGTCAGGATCTGTGGTTATGGAATGTCGATGCGGGTGTAGCCCAAACCTTTGGTTGGGGAAACTGA